The genomic DNA CAAGATCAGCTTCGTCCTTTTTGTTGTAAACCACCCCCCGATTGTTATATGCCTCTACATAATCAGGTTGCAGTTCTATTGCTTTGGTATGGTCTTCGATAGCACGCTCAAATTCACCCGTATGCTCGTAAGCAACACCGCGATTGCAATAGGCTTCGGCAAGTTCAGGATTCAGTTGTATTGCCTTGTTATAGTCTTTGATAGCGAGGTTCGATAAGCCTTTTTTGACATAGGCATTACCGCGATTGCTGTAGGTGTGAGAGGAATTTGGGGACAGTTCTATCGCCTTGGTAGTGTCATCAATGGTCTGATCGAACTCACCTTTCTCGCGGTAAGCAATACCACGATTGTTATATGCCTTGGCAAAATCAGGTCTCAGTTGTATTGCTGTATTATAGTCTTGGATGGCGAGGTCAACTTCATTCATCTGGAGGTACGTTAAGCCACGACCATTGTATGCATCAGCGAGGTTCGGTTTGAGTTCAATCGCTTTGTTAAAGTCTTGGATGGCGCGCGCAAATTCACCTTTTTTGCTGTAGGTAATTCCGCGATCGCAATAGGCATCAGCATTATCGGGTCTGAGTTCTATCAGTTTATCATAGTCTTTGATTGCAGATTCAAAATCACTTGTGATGCGGTAAACATAGCCGCGTATGCTATAGATGGGCGCGTAGTCTGGTTTCAGCTCAATGGCTTTATTATAGTTTTCTATGGCTTCGTCGTATTTTTTCGCGAATAGCCTCTGGTCACCGCGTCGCGAGTGTTTGGAGAAAAGTTTGTTTCTGTCGGTTAATTCGTTGTTCATAGTAGTGTCCTTCAGGAACCGAGCGCGTCAACTGATAGGTTATAAGGCTGTGTGGCACTATTTCTTTCAAAAAAACCGAGTAAGTCGGAAAATAAAGTTCTTTCCGAGATTCCCATTTTTTCTAATGCTGTTCTGATATTCGCTTTGTCACCACTGCGGATTGTGATTTCTTGTGTGATCATTTCTGTATCTATTTCTGGTAAACCAAATAAGAACACTGATTGCTGCATAACTAGTCGTTGGGTATCTACTATTTGACTGTCCAGCGTGGGAGACCATAGATACCAATTTTCTTTATCAATCGGAAAAAATACTGCCAGATCCTGCTGAAGCTGTTCAATAGTTGTTATCTCTTCAATTTTCTCACTATCGTTTTCCAGCACAATAACCTTGCCATTTATGTTTTCATTAGTGCATGCGAACCAGAGAGCGACCAAGGGACTGAAAGTAAAATCAATTAAGCCTGTGGCAACACGATTATGTTGTAAATGTGCCATGCATTCTAAGGGAGATAGGTCTCTATATGTAGATGGATATCTTAGTTTAATTTCGCCAATGATTTTAAGGAGATAGTTCTGGTATAAATGGCGCAATGGATAAGGAGGAAGATCAACTTCCGGTCCCAAATCTTCGGAACTGCTTACCAAGCGACGATAGGCACTGCTGGTCACACGCCACGCTTCGTCTTCCTGACCGCGATAGAGATAACTCTTTTCCGGATGGGTTACCTCATCTATTTGGTTGATATATTCTGTTAGACTGGATATCTCAATGAGTGTGTTCATGCCTTGCTGTTTCTATTCAATGTTTTCCGACGCATGCGGTATCAATTATACGATTTGTGGTTGAGTTTGTCAATTGAATTTTGCGTCGTGAATTTTGACGAATGACGCGAGGTGTCCTGAATCAGAATTCGTGAAATCTGCGCAATCTGCGTCATCCGCGATTCAGACAATTTATTAAGGGTGATCCATAAATCAGAGAAGCTTCCGAATGTGAACGGAAACCTACACTGAACGATTATGTACCACCCTCAATTAATAATGAAAACTTTAGTTTACAAAAACGCCGAACTTTATCTGTAAGTAGACTTCAAGGTACCCCAAGTTGTGCTGAGTTTGTCAGTCGCGTCAACGCTGGTCGTTGCATCGACAAAAGGATCGTCAGGTCCAGTAGCGAGATGTGCAATCTCATCTGCACTGAGTGGTCGATGGAACAGTAGGAACTCGTCCAAAAGCCCGTTGTACGCCCATGTAGGTCCCACATTGGCATCAAACGCGCCTGCCTCTGAA from Candidatus Poribacteria bacterium includes the following:
- a CDS encoding tetratricopeptide repeat protein, yielding MNNELTDRNKLFSKHSRRGDQRLFAKKYDEAIENYNKAIELKPDYAPIYSIRGYVYRITSDFESAIKDYDKLIELRPDNADAYCDRGITYSKKGEFARAIQDFNKAIELKPNLADAYNGRGLTYLQMNEVDLAIQDYNTAIQLRPDFAKAYNNRGIAYREKGEFDQTIDDTTKAIELSPNSSHTYSNRGNAYVKKGLSNLAIKDYNKAIQLNPELAEAYCNRGVAYEHTGEFERAIEDHTKAIELQPDYVEAYNNRGVVYNKKDEADLAIKDFSKAIELKPEFANAYGSRGYAYYTKGELEFAIKDYDTAIQLKPVFAEAYNNRGLTYLVKSELERAIEDLNKAIELKSDYSEAYYNRGVVWSRLQQWEKARLDLTVAKIIGKDSIRSLQHTNRNVVNVEQMSGVNPPEDIAAMLTPP
- a CDS encoding FRG domain-containing protein, which gives rise to MNTLIEISSLTEYINQIDEVTHPEKSYLYRGQEDEAWRVTSSAYRRLVSSSEDLGPEVDLPPYPLRHLYQNYLLKIIGEIKLRYPSTYRDLSPLECMAHLQHNRVATGLIDFTFSPLVALWFACTNENINGKVIVLENDSEKIEEITTIEQLQQDLAVFFPIDKENWYLWSPTLDSQIVDTQRLVMQQSVFLFGLPEIDTEMITQEITIRSGDKANIRTALEKMGISERTLFSDLLGFFERNSATQPYNLSVDALGS